The Acidobacteriota bacterium region GCCTGGACCGAGGAGAAGGCGGTGGAGGCGCTCGCCGCGGGGCTGGAGCTTGGCCTCGACGTCAACGCCGCCAACGCGCACGGCGAGACCGCCCTGCACGCCGCGGCCTACCACAACGCGAACCGCGTCATCGAATTCCTCGTGGACAACGGCGCGGACATCGATGCGCTGAACGCGGCCGGGCAGACGCCGCTGCGCCTCGCCGAGGGGCATCTGATCTGTTGCACCACCTTCGTGCGACACCCCGCGGCGGCGATGCGGCTGCGGGAGCTGGGGGCAGACCCCGCCGCCGGCATCCGGTTGACGTTCGGACTGACGAACTACGGCGATCGGGATCAGGCCGCGCCCGAGCCCCGCGGCCCTGCGGCCCGCACGGGACGCTGATGGAGACGATGGCGCTGAAACGGACGGCGGTCGTCGCGGGCATCGTCGTGGCGTCGGGTCTGACCGGCGCGGGTCCGGTACCGGCGCAGGAAGCCGAGGACACCCGGGCGGCCGTCACGGCCCGCGCCGCGCTCGACCGCTACTGCGTCACCTGCCACAACGAACGCCTGCGCACGGCGGGGCTGGCCCTCGACACGGCCGATCCGGGACACGTCGGCGACGCCCCCGAGATCTGGGAGAAAGTGGTGCGGAAGCTCCGCACCGGCATGATGCCGCCCGCACCGCGCCCGCGGCCGGACGCGGAAACCTACTCCGCGGTCGTCGGCTACCTGGAAGCCGCTCTCGACCGCGCCTCGGACGCGAGCCCCGATCCGGGGCGGCCCGCGTTGCAGCGACTCAACCGCGCCGAGTTCACCAACGCGGTCCGGGACCTGCTGGCGCTGGAGGTCGACGGGCGGGCCCTGCTGCCGGCGGACGATTCGGGCTACGGATTCGACAACATCGGCGACGTGCTGTCGGTCTCGCCGGGGCTGTTGGAACGCTACCTGCTGGCGGCCGCGAAGATCAGCCGCCGCGCTGTCGGCGACCCGACGCTGCGCCCGGCCACCGCCGTCTACAAGACGTCGCCGCTGCTCTCGCAGGACGGCCGCGTCAGCGAGGATCTGCCGTTCGGGTCCCGCGGCGGTCTCGCGGTGCGGCACCACTTCCCACTCGACGCGGAATACGTGGTTCGGGTGGCCCTGCGGGGACGCGCACGCGCCGGGCACCAACTGGAGATCCGTCTCGATCGCGAACGCGTCCGGCTCTTCGACCTGGCGGGAAGGGAGCCGCTGGCGGTACGCATTTCGGTGACCGCCGGCGCCCGGCTGCTGGGCGCTTCCTTCGTCGAGGAAATCGGGCGTTCGCTGCCGGTCGACGGGCGGCCGGCGCCGCCCCCGATCACCAGCTTCGCCTTCACGCTCTATCCGAACGCCCCGTCCGTGGAACGCATCGAGGTCGTCGGTCCCTTCGACGGACGAGCGCCCGCGGACACCCCGAGCCGCCGGGCCATCTTCATCTGCCACCCGAGCGAAGAAACCGACGAACGGCCGTGCGCCGAGCGGATCCTCACGTCGCTCGCACGCCGTGCGTACCGGCGGCCGGTGACCGCCGCCGACACCGCGCCCCTCCTCGCCGCCTTCGAGGCGGGCCGGGACGCGGGCAACGGCTTCGACGACGGCATCCGGTGGGCCCTCGAGGCGCTGCTCGTGTCGCCGAAGTTCCTGTTCCGAGTGGAACGCGAGCCGGCGGACGCGGCGCCGGACGCCCCCTACCGTATCGCCGACCTCGACCTGGCCTCGCGGCTGTCGTTCTTCCTGTGGAGCAGCATCCCGGACGACGAGCTCGTGGAGCTGGCCGCCCGCGGGGAGTTGAGCGACCCGGCCGTGCTGGAATCGCAGGTCCGCCGGATGCTCGCCGACCCGCGCTCTCGGGCTCTGGTGGAGAACTTCGCCGGCCAGTGGCTCTATCTCCGCAACCTGCGCACGGTGACGCCGGACACCACGCGGTTTCCCGCGTTCGACGACAACCTCCGGCAGGCGCTCCAACGAGAGACCGAGCTGCTCTTCGGAAGTCAGCTCCGAGAGGACCGCAGCGTCCACGACCTGCTGCGAGCCGACTACACCTACGTCAACGAACGGCTGGCCCGGCACTACGGCATTCCCAACGTCTACGGGAACCACTTCCGCCGCGTGCAGTACCGCGACGACCGGCGGGCCGGCCTGCTCGGTCACGGGAGCATCCTGACGGTGACCTCCTATCCGCACCGCACCTCCCCGGTGCTGCGGGGGAAGTGGCTGCTCGAGAATCTTCTGGGCGCGCCGCCGCCGCCGCCGCCCGACATCCCGGAGCTCGGCGGAGACGACGCCGCCGCTGTACCGGCCACGATGCGCGAGCGCATGGCGCAGCATCGGGCCAGCCCCGCGTGCTCGACCTGTCACGCGAAGATCGATCCGCTGGGATTCGCCCTCGAGAACTTCGACGCGGTCGGACGCTGGCGCGCGAGTGAGGACGGAACGGCCACCGCCATCGACGCCTCGGGCGAGCTGCCCGACGGCGCCCCGTTCGACGGCCCCGCCGCGTTCCGCGACGCGCTGCTGCGCTCGCCGTGGGCCACCGAGTTCGCCACCGCCGTCACCGAGAAGCTGCTGACCTACGCGCTCGGGCGCGGGCTGGACCACCGCGACGCGCCGGCCGTGCGCCGGATTCTTCGGAACGCCGAGGCCGGCGGCTATCGCTGGTCGTCGCTGATTCTCGGTATCGTCGAGAGCGCGCCGTTCCGGATGCGGAAACCGTTGGACGCGAGCGACCACAGCGCACCGTAGCGGACGATAGAGGTGCAGAGATGATCATCACGAAGAAGACGCTTCCCCGCCGTACGGTGCTCCGCGGTCTCGGCGCCTCGCTGGCGCTGCCCCTGCTGGACGGTATGGTCCCGGCGTTTGCGGCGATCCGCAACTCGGCGGCCAGCCCCGTCCGTCGCTTCGGCGCCGTCTACGTGCCGAACGGCGTCGAGATGCGCGCCTGGACCCCCGGGGGAACCGGCACGGCGCTGGAGTTGACGCCCGTCCTCGAGCCGCTGGCGCCGGTGCGCGAGCGGGTCAACGTGCTGAGCGGCCTGGCCGACAAGGTGGCCATCCCGCGCGAGGGCGAAGGGGTCGGAGATCACGCCCGCGCCGCGTCGACGTGGTTGACCGGCGTGCACGTCAAGAAGACCGAGGGACCCGACATCCGGGCCGGCGTCTCCGTGGATCAGATTGCCGCCCGTGCTTTCGGCAACGAGACCCAGCTCGCCTCACTGGAGCTGGCCATCGATTCGGTCGAGGTGCTCGGCGCGTGCGATCAGGGCTATAGCTGCGCCTACACGAACACCATCGCCTGGCGCACGCCGACCACGCCGTTGCCGATGGAGAACAACCCGCGCGCGGTGTTCGAGCGCCTTTTCGGCGCCACCGACAGCACGGACGTCCAGGCGCGGCTGGCCCGCCTCCGCCAGGACCGCAGCATCCTCGATTTCGTGACCGACGAGGCGGACGCGCTGCAGCGCACCCTGGGCGCCGGTGACCAGCGCAAGCTCGCCCAGTATCTCGACGCGGTGCGCGACGTCGAGCGGCGCATCCAGATGGCCGAGCGCCAGAGCGACCGCGAGATCCCGGTCGTCGAGCAGCCGGCCGGCATCCCGGACACGTTCGAGGAGCACTGCCGGCTGATGTTCGACCTGCTGATCCTGGCCTACCAGACCGACCTGACGCGCGTCAGCACGTTCATGTTCGGCAGGGAGGTCAGCGGCCGGTCGTTCCCCGAGATCGGCGTGCCGGGCGGCCACCACGGCTACTCGCACCACCAGAACGACCCCGAGAACCTGGCGATGCTCGCCCGGATCAATACGCATCACATCCGGCAGTTCGGCTACTTCCTGGAGAAGATGCAGTCGATCCCGGACGGCGACGGCTCGCTGCTCGACCACTCGCTGTTCGTCTACGGCGCGGGCATCAGCGACGGCAACCTGCACTTCCACCTCGACCTGCCGACGCTGCTGGCCGGCGGAGCCGCGGGGCGCGTGCGGGGCGGCCGCCATCTGCGCTACGACCACGACACGCCGCTGTCGAACCTGCACGTCGCCGTGCTCGAGAAGCTGGGGCTGCCGGTGGAGACCTTCGGGGACAGCACGGGCAAGCTGCAATACCTGACGGGAATCTAGGACGTTCAGGCGACCCGTCAGCGAGCGGCGCGGCCCACGAGCCCCTGAAAGGTGCGCTCGACGAAGTCGTCCACACCGGGGACGAACAGCACCGAGAGGACCGTGACGGCCACAGCGGCGGCGATGCTCCAGTAGAAGTAGTTCATCGCCCGGTCCGGGGACAGTTCCGGGAATCCCATTGCCGTCAGTCCCTCGGGGCCGCCTCGAAGACCCAGGAATCGCCTGCTTCCACCGACGCGCGGGTCACCTGCGACGGGTACTTGTCGCGGATGGCGGCAGCGATGCCGTCCAGTATCTCCCCGGATTCGATCCGCACCAGCCGGCGGTCGTAGCGCTTGCCCTCGATCCGGAGAACCGCCCGGCCGTCGCGCTCCGCCTGCACCGGCCACCGCTTCCACAACCGCCCCACGGCGGTGCCCATGTAGCCGGACCAGACGTAGAGCCGGCCGTCGTGCTCCGTCGTCCAGATGCGGCGCGACCGGGGAGGATCCAGCAACTGCAGCTCGATGGTGGGGATGTCCCTCACGAAGCTCCAGTCCGGTTCGGGGCCGGCGTACAACTCGCCGGCCACCAGGGGGCCGCCGGAGAACAGCCGGTTCGGTCCATCGGCGAACCGCTGCTTGACCGCCGCGGTGGTGACCGCCGCCACCGGGATCGACAGCAGGCAACCGGCGACGATCAGCACGCGAATGACCATGCTCATGACGCATTCAGTCTAGGGGTCTGCGCCGCAGAACGCAACGGCGTGAGTCCTGCGGCGCAGGCTCCCGCCGCATCCCCCCGGGAGAGGGTCGAGCCCGGTAGAATTCCGCCATGAGGTGCCTGCTCCGGCCGATTGTCGCCGCGCCCGCGCTGGTTGCCGCCTGCGTTCTGCTCGCGGGGGCGTCTCCGGCGGAGCAGGTTCCCTCGACCGATCAGGACGGCGCCATCGACCGCGTCACGCTTTCCATCATCGGCACCACCGACCTGCACGGCCGCGTCTTCCCGAACGACCGACAGGGAGGGGTCGCGCTGCTGGGCGGGTACCTGCGCAACCTGCGCGCGGCGAGGGCGGCCGACGGGGGCGCCGTGCTGCTGCTGGACGCGGGCGACACCTTCGAGGGCGGAATCGCCGCCAACATCTCGGAAGGGGCCCTCGTCGTCGACGCCTACAATGCGCTCGGCTACGACGCGCTCGCCATTGGCAACCACGAGTTCGACTACGGGGCCCTCGACACCGCGGCGCGGGACGGCCGAACGCCCGACATGCGCGGCGCGCTCAAGGCCGCCGCCGCCCGCGCACGGTTTCCGTTTCTCGCGGCGAACTTGATCGATGCGGCGACGGGACGCCCGGTGGCGTGGCCGAACGTCCGGCCGTCCACACTCGTCGACGCCGCGGGCCTCCGGGTGGGCATCGTCGGCATCATGACCCGCTACGCGCTCACGAGAACGCTCGCCGCCAACGTCCAGGGACTCGACACGACGGCGCTCGAACCCGCCGTCGAGCACGAGGCGCGTCGCCTGCGCCGGCGCGGCGCCGACCTCGTGCTGGTGCTCGCGCACGCCGGCGGCGCCTGCTTCCGATTCGACGATCCCACCGACCTGTCGTCGTGCGACGACGATGCCGAGATCTTCGAGCTGGCCCGGCGGCTGCCACCCGGCCTGGTCGACGCGATCGTCGCCGGCCACTCCCACGGGGCGGTGGCGCACGAGGTGGCGGGCATCCCGATCGTCCAGGCCTACTCGCGCGGGAGCGCCTTCGCGCGGGTCGACCTGACCGTCGAGCGCGGCGCCGGGGTCGTGTCCGCCCGGCTCTTCCCGCCCCAGGCGGTCTGCGCCGCCGTCGCGCCGGACGGCTGGTCCTGCGCGACCGGCGGCGGCACGCCCGCGGCCTACGAGGGTGCGCCCGTCCGGCCCGACGCATCGATCGTCGCTGCGATGCAGCCCGCGCTCGACCGGGTGAACCGCTGGCGCGCCGAGCCGCTCGGCGTCACCCTGGACACACCGCTCCCGCGGAATCCCGACGGCATCGAATCGCCGCTCGCCAACCTCTTCGCGGATGCGATCCTGGCTGCCGCGCCGGGCGCGGACCTCGCGATCGGCATGGGCGGCAGGCGGGCGGGGCTGCGCAGGGATCTGCCGGCGGGGGCGCTCACCCGCGGCCCCCTCTACGACGTGTTCGCCTTCGACAACCGCATCGCCGAGCTGGTGATGACCGGCGCCCAGGTGCGGCAGGCCCTGGCCCGCGAGTTGACGCGCGAGCTGGCGCGCAGCCGGCGCGGAATCCCCAGCGTGTCGGGCATCCGCGTGCGGGTGACGTGCGACGGGGATCGGCGGGAGTTGGAGATCTTCCGTCCATCGGGAGCCCCGATCGGCCCGGACGATACGCTCGTCGTGGCGACCACGGATTTCTTCGCCCGGCGCGCCGCGCGCGACGCTGTCGCCGCGCCCCCGGCCGCGGCGCAGGCGTCGGCGCCGCTGGTCCGGGAGGCGGTCTCCGACTGGCTCATTGCCCGCGGCGGACGGCTCGATGCCGCCGATTTCGTTACACCGCCGCGCTGGGACACGCCGGCGCGCGGATCCTGCCTCGCCGGGACATCTCGATAGCGCATATGGCGGATCAGGTCCGGGGGGCCGATTGAGCCGCACCGCCCCGCCGCGGCTCCTGCGCCGCTACCTGCGCATCGCGTCGCTGGCGCTGGTCACCGGGGTCTTCTTCGCCATCCTGTGGACGGCCCTCGCCCTGCTCCTGCCGGCGCCGCGCCTGCGACGGCCTGCCCGCAACGCGATCTTCCGCGCCTGGGCCCGCATCTGCCTGCGCATCATCGGCGGACGCGTGCGGGTGGAGGGGCCTGCCCCGCGGACGCCCTTCCTCCTCGTGTGCAACCACCTCGGCTACGTGGACATTCCGGCGCTGGCGTCCTGCGCCGACGCCTGGTTCGTCGCCAAGATGGAGATGCGCTCGTGGCCGATCGTCGGAATCCTCTGCCGTTCGGTGGGCACCATCTTCATAGACCGGAAGACGGGCCGTGACGTGCTGCGCGTCAATCGGCTCATCGAGGACGTGCTGCGCCGCGGCTACGGCGTTGTCATCTTCCCCGAGGGAACGAGCACGCAGGGGTTCGAGGTCCGCCGCTTTCGCACCTCTCTTCTCGACCACGCGGCGCGCACCGGGATGCCGGTTCACGCGGCGGCGCTCACCTACCGCACGGCCCCCGAGGAGCCGCCGGCGCACCTGTCGGTCTGCTGGTGGGGCGACGCCCCCCTCTTCGCCCACGCGCAGCGGCTCTTCGAGCTTCGGCGCTTCGACATCGTCGTGCGCTTCAGTCCCGTCGCGGCCAGCGCCAGCGACCGCAAGGAACTGGCCGGGCGCCTGCACCGGGAGGTAGAACGCATCTTCGAGCCCGTCGTCCCGCCGGACCAGCGCGCCGTCGAGACCGGCTTCTGACGAAACCGGTTCGCGCTCGCCACGGTCGGGACCCGGGAACCCGTCGCCGCGTCAGAACTCGAAGTGCAGCATCACCGAGTAGGTCCTCGGCGCCCCGAGCATGACCTGGTTGGCATAGATGAACGACGGATCGGTCTGCCCCAGGTAGAAGATGTCGGACCATGAGGCGTACGCCGCGTCGGTCAAGTTGTCGACGTTGAACGTCACGCGCACGGGGTCGAGCGTCAGCGCGACGTAGGCATCCGCATGCGCGTAGCCGTTGAGGACGATCGCGTTCGCGTTGTTGGCCTGGCGATCGCCGACGATGCGCACCGTGGCGCCCGCCTCCAGCGGCGCGCCGCCGATGTTCCGGTAGCTGCCCCAGAGATTGCCGGCGGCAGTCGGCACGTTGGGCGGGGTGTTCCCCGCGAACCGGACGAAATTGGCCGACGGCACGAACTCCGCGTCCGTGTAGGCCACGCTCGCGCCGATCTGCGCGTCGGTGTTCGGGCGAGCGGATACCGACAACTCCAGTCCGCGCGACTGGATGCCGCCGATCGTCGTGGCGCTGTCCAGGGCGAACCGCTCCAGGATGTCGTCCCGCTCGATGTCGAACCAGGCGGCAGTGACCTGCGTGCGACCCCCGTCGAGGTCGGCCTTCAGACCGACCTCCCACTGCCGTGCGTCGGTGAGGTCGAAATCCTGGTTCGCGTTGACCAGAAAGATGTTGGCGTTGACGGGATCCTTCGCGTTGCTCAACTGGCCGTACGCCACCAAGTCGTCGCGCAGGTTCACGACCGCGCCGGTGCGCCAGCTCCACCAGCGGAAGTCGCGCACGAAGCCGCTCGGCTCCACCGCGCCGACGGCGTCGCGATTGACCCGCTCGAGGCTCATGCCGTCATGCCGCAGGGCGCCGGCCAGCCTGACGCGATCGCCCAGCGGCAGGGAGTCCTCGATGAAGAACGCCCACGAATCGATGTACGTGGGACTGACGCCGCGCAGCTCGCGCTGCCCGTAGGTGCCGGGCACCGGGTTGAAGACATCGACCATGTCGCCCGGTACGAGCGGGAGCTGCCGGCGGAATCCGCGACCGCGCTCGAAGTCGAGCGTGGACGCCTCGAAGCCGACGGTGGCCCGGTTCTCGAGCCCGCCGACCGGGGTCCTGATGTCGAGGTGCACGCGGTCCCCGAACAGTTTCTGGTCGTGGTCGACGAAGAAGTAGCCGTAGTAGCGCTGGATCTGGCCCACTGTCGTGCAGACGTCGACGACGGCGGTGCAGTACGGAAAGCCTTCCGCGTTCTGCCAGTTCCGCTTGGCGTTGAAGTTGTAGACCGTGTTGCGCAGCGTGACCTGATCGCTCAGCTGCACCTCGGCGTCGGCGCGCAGCAGGAGCTGCGTCGAATCGTTCACCGCGTCCGTCACGTTGTAATTGAGGAAACGCGTGCGCGCATCGATTCCCTCGCCGGTGGTGGTGGAGATCACGTCGAGCGGTTCGCCGATCACCGCGGCGGGCAGCAGCGGGGTGCCGAAATACGACCCGACGTCGTCGGTCAGGTAGTCCACGCTGAACCGCAACTCGGCCCGCGGGGCGGGTCGCCACAACAGGTTGCCGGTGACGTTGGACGAGCTCGGACTCATGCGCTCGACGAAGCCGTCGGAACCGTATCGGCTGACGTCGAAGCGGTACCAGAGCGTGTCGCTGATCGGCCCGTTCGCGCCGACGGCCGTCTGATGCGTGTTGAACCGTCCGTACGAGAACAACGCGTTGTACTCGGGCGCGTCCGTCGCCATCGCCTGCTTGGTGACGGCGTTCACCGTGCCGGCTACCGCGCCCTGGCCGTTGAGCACCGACGCCGGTCCGCGGAGCAGCTCGACGCGATCGAGGTTGAAGGTGTTCTGCGGCCGCATGACCATGTTGGCGGGGCCGAGCCAGATCCCGTCCCGCAGGACCGTGATCTGCGAGCGCGTGAACCCGCGCACCGAGAAGCTCGACGGCGCGGCCGGACTGTGACCCGCGAGCACGCCCGGCACCGTCTCCAGCGCGTCGCTGATCCGCTGGAAGCCGCGCGTCTGCATGACCGCGCTGTCGATCACGTCTATCGAGGCCGGAATGTCCATGGCGCGCAGGCCCAGGCGGCTGCCGGCCTCCGTCGATTCGCCGAGCCCCAGCTCGCCGCGAATGCCGGTGACCGTAACGCGCTCTTCGAAGGCCGCTACCGGCAGCCGCAGGTCGAGGCGCACGGGCGAGCCCGCGGCGACCGTGATACGTGAGGTGAGCGGCGCGAATCCCTGCCGCCTGACCGTCAGGCTGTAATCCCCGGCCGGCACGTCGCTGAAGCTGAACGCGCCGTCGGATCCCGTGGTGGCCGACCGATCGAGCTCCTCGATAGTGACCACAGCCGCCGCCAGCGGCGCCCCGCCGCCTTCGTCCACGACCGTTCCCTGCACCATGCCCGACGGCTGGCCGGCCGCCGGAACCGCCACAAGCAACCCGAGCGCTGCAGTAAGCGCGGTGATAGCGCCACAGCTACTGCGCACGCGCGTTGCATCGATTACCGGTCCTGAATTCGAATCCGATCTCAATTGTCTTTCCTCTCCATGCTTGTTCGGGCCACCGTACGCGGTCCAATTGATGAGTATCCAATGAAGCGGCCGGCCACTTGCTTAACAGTTGCTTAAGTTTTGCTGAAGCCTCCCGGCGCATCCCTGTCGCCGGCGAGCGTCGCGGATGGCTGCGGGTGATGACGCCCGGCGCAAAGCTGCGGGGATCGCGATGTGGAAATGGAGCGGCGACGCTGGCTAGCGCCGACCGGCCTCCTTACGGCGCCATGTCCAGGTCCCGCACGAGAACCAGCCGCCGCAGCGCCCGCGCCAGCAGCGCCCGCGCCCTCCCGTCACCTCGGCCGCGGCGCACCTCCGCCGCCGCTTCCATCAACGAGGCCGCCGCCAACTCGCGAGCCCGCACCACGGCCGCCGGCCGCGACCACCGGTGCCCGCGCAGCAGCGCCCGCAGAACCCGACGACGTCGACGCGCCTCGACCGAACCGCCCGGATGCTGCAACGTCACACCCCCCCCACCGCGGCCCGTCGAACACGGCGCGCCCGCGACCTGGCCCGCAAGCGCCGCCGGCTGGACCGCGGGCGCCAGCGGCGTAGTCCGCAGCTCGGATCCGCCTCCGCGGTCAGGTCGACCAGGTCGGGGGCGCTCCAGCGTGCGGCATGCACGGCCGGCTCTCAGCGCAGGCTCCGCAGGTAGTTCACCAGGTTCCAGATGTCCGGCTCGCTGAGCCGGCCGCGGAAGGCATCCATCGCGTAGTCCGGTCCGATGCCGTCGCGGATCGCCGCGAAGATCTCTCCGTCGCTGCCGCCATGCCGCCACGTCGTGTCGGCGAGGTTCGACGGACGCGCACCGTAGGCGGCGGTGGCGGCCGCCAGCCGGCCGTCCCCGCGTCCGGTCGGGCCATGGCACGTCGCGCAGTGGGCGCGGTAGAGGGCGGCGCCGGCGGCCACCGAGGCCGAGGTCGCGACTATCGGGTTCGTCAGACCCTGCGCTGCGGGACGTTCACGCGGCCGGACCGGGTGCGCGACGTCCACACTGGCGTCCTCCGTCGCCGCCGATTCCGACAGCGAACGGAGAAGCGCCGCGGTGTCCTCGCGCACGAAACGGTCGCCGCCGATGCCGTCGGCGTAGAAGGCCAGCGCCAGCGGCGTCTCGCCGCGCCGGTTCTCCACGTCCGGGTCCGCGCCGCGTGACGTCAACAACTCGATGACGCGGTTCATGCCGTGCGAGGCCGCGGCGTGCAGGGCGGTGTCGCCGGCATCGTTGGCCGCGTTGACGTCCGCGCCCAGCGCCAGCGCCGCAGCGACCGCCGCGCGGGCCAGGCGCTCCTCGGCGGCCGGGATCGTCGAGCCGAGCGCGGCCGACTCGACCGGGTTGTAGGAAGAGAAGTCGCGCCGATCCCGGATGAACGCGCTGCCGCCGCCCCGGTTGTAGCCCTGGCCCGCCGCCGCCATCAGCGG contains the following coding sequences:
- a CDS encoding DUF1592 domain-containing protein; translation: METMALKRTAVVAGIVVASGLTGAGPVPAQEAEDTRAAVTARAALDRYCVTCHNERLRTAGLALDTADPGHVGDAPEIWEKVVRKLRTGMMPPAPRPRPDAETYSAVVGYLEAALDRASDASPDPGRPALQRLNRAEFTNAVRDLLALEVDGRALLPADDSGYGFDNIGDVLSVSPGLLERYLLAAAKISRRAVGDPTLRPATAVYKTSPLLSQDGRVSEDLPFGSRGGLAVRHHFPLDAEYVVRVALRGRARAGHQLEIRLDRERVRLFDLAGREPLAVRISVTAGARLLGASFVEEIGRSLPVDGRPAPPPITSFAFTLYPNAPSVERIEVVGPFDGRAPADTPSRRAIFICHPSEETDERPCAERILTSLARRAYRRPVTAADTAPLLAAFEAGRDAGNGFDDGIRWALEALLVSPKFLFRVEREPADAAPDAPYRIADLDLASRLSFFLWSSIPDDELVELAARGELSDPAVLESQVRRMLADPRSRALVENFAGQWLYLRNLRTVTPDTTRFPAFDDNLRQALQRETELLFGSQLREDRSVHDLLRADYTYVNERLARHYGIPNVYGNHFRRVQYRDDRRAGLLGHGSILTVTSYPHRTSPVLRGKWLLENLLGAPPPPPPDIPELGGDDAAAVPATMRERMAQHRASPACSTCHAKIDPLGFALENFDAVGRWRASEDGTATAIDASGELPDGAPFDGPAAFRDALLRSPWATEFATAVTEKLLTYALGRGLDHRDAPAVRRILRNAEAGGYRWSSLILGIVESAPFRMRKPLDASDHSAP
- a CDS encoding DUF1552 domain-containing protein, with product MIITKKTLPRRTVLRGLGASLALPLLDGMVPAFAAIRNSAASPVRRFGAVYVPNGVEMRAWTPGGTGTALELTPVLEPLAPVRERVNVLSGLADKVAIPREGEGVGDHARAASTWLTGVHVKKTEGPDIRAGVSVDQIAARAFGNETQLASLELAIDSVEVLGACDQGYSCAYTNTIAWRTPTTPLPMENNPRAVFERLFGATDSTDVQARLARLRQDRSILDFVTDEADALQRTLGAGDQRKLAQYLDAVRDVERRIQMAERQSDREIPVVEQPAGIPDTFEEHCRLMFDLLILAYQTDLTRVSTFMFGREVSGRSFPEIGVPGGHHGYSHHQNDPENLAMLARINTHHIRQFGYFLEKMQSIPDGDGSLLDHSLFVYGAGISDGNLHFHLDLPTLLAGGAAGRVRGGRHLRYDHDTPLSNLHVAVLEKLGLPVETFGDSTGKLQYLTGI
- a CDS encoding bifunctional metallophosphatase/5'-nucleotidase; this translates as MRCLLRPIVAAPALVAACVLLAGASPAEQVPSTDQDGAIDRVTLSIIGTTDLHGRVFPNDRQGGVALLGGYLRNLRAARAADGGAVLLLDAGDTFEGGIAANISEGALVVDAYNALGYDALAIGNHEFDYGALDTAARDGRTPDMRGALKAAAARARFPFLAANLIDAATGRPVAWPNVRPSTLVDAAGLRVGIVGIMTRYALTRTLAANVQGLDTTALEPAVEHEARRLRRRGADLVLVLAHAGGACFRFDDPTDLSSCDDDAEIFELARRLPPGLVDAIVAGHSHGAVAHEVAGIPIVQAYSRGSAFARVDLTVERGAGVVSARLFPPQAVCAAVAPDGWSCATGGGTPAAYEGAPVRPDASIVAAMQPALDRVNRWRAEPLGVTLDTPLPRNPDGIESPLANLFADAILAAAPGADLAIGMGGRRAGLRRDLPAGALTRGPLYDVFAFDNRIAELVMTGAQVRQALARELTRELARSRRGIPSVSGIRVRVTCDGDRRELEIFRPSGAPIGPDDTLVVATTDFFARRAARDAVAAPPAAAQASAPLVREAVSDWLIARGGRLDAADFVTPPRWDTPARGSCLAGTSR
- a CDS encoding 1-acyl-sn-glycerol-3-phosphate acyltransferase, whose protein sequence is MPPISLHRRAGTRRRADPASPGHLDSAYGGSGPGGRLSRTAPPRLLRRYLRIASLALVTGVFFAILWTALALLLPAPRLRRPARNAIFRAWARICLRIIGGRVRVEGPAPRTPFLLVCNHLGYVDIPALASCADAWFVAKMEMRSWPIVGILCRSVGTIFIDRKTGRDVLRVNRLIEDVLRRGYGVVIFPEGTSTQGFEVRRFRTSLLDHAARTGMPVHAAALTYRTAPEEPPAHLSVCWWGDAPLFAHAQRLFELRRFDIVVRFSPVAASASDRKELAGRLHREVERIFEPVVPPDQRAVETGF
- a CDS encoding TonB-dependent siderophore receptor, with the translated sequence MRSSCGAITALTAALGLLVAVPAAGQPSGMVQGTVVDEGGGAPLAAAVVTIEELDRSATTGSDGAFSFSDVPAGDYSLTVRRQGFAPLTSRITVAAGSPVRLDLRLPVAAFEERVTVTGIRGELGLGESTEAGSRLGLRAMDIPASIDVIDSAVMQTRGFQRISDALETVPGVLAGHSPAAPSSFSVRGFTRSQITVLRDGIWLGPANMVMRPQNTFNLDRVELLRGPASVLNGQGAVAGTVNAVTKQAMATDAPEYNALFSYGRFNTHQTAVGANGPISDTLWYRFDVSRYGSDGFVERMSPSSSNVTGNLLWRPAPRAELRFSVDYLTDDVGSYFGTPLLPAAVIGEPLDVISTTTGEGIDARTRFLNYNVTDAVNDSTQLLLRADAEVQLSDQVTLRNTVYNFNAKRNWQNAEGFPYCTAVVDVCTTVGQIQRYYGYFFVDHDQKLFGDRVHLDIRTPVGGLENRATVGFEASTLDFERGRGFRRQLPLVPGDMVDVFNPVPGTYGQRELRGVSPTYIDSWAFFIEDSLPLGDRVRLAGALRHDGMSLERVNRDAVGAVEPSGFVRDFRWWSWRTGAVVNLRDDLVAYGQLSNAKDPVNANIFLVNANQDFDLTDARQWEVGLKADLDGGRTQVTAAWFDIERDDILERFALDSATTIGGIQSRGLELSVSARPNTDAQIGASVAYTDAEFVPSANFVRFAGNTPPNVPTAAGNLWGSYRNIGGAPLEAGATVRIVGDRQANNANAIVLNGYAHADAYVALTLDPVRVTFNVDNLTDAAYASWSDIFYLGQTDPSFIYANQVMLGAPRTYSVMLHFEF